Genomic DNA from bacterium:
TCGGCTTGGCCGGGCCGTGCTCGTCCTTGATCAGTTCGCGCGCGCGGTCAAACATCGTGTCGTTGGCTTTCAAAAGATTCATGGCGTGCGGCAGGTTGTGCTGGCCGCGCTCGCCCTCGATGAGCTCGTTGTTGGACTCGATGCGAAGGAGGAGGTTCGCGAGTTTGGTGATGTTCGCGCCGTTCGCCTTTCGGATATCCACGTCCTTGCGCAACTGTTCGAGCTTCGGTTTCTGCCCGGCGAGGCCCTTCCGGATCGACTGCGTCCACTCGGCCGCCTTCTTGTCGTAGCCTTCCTCGTGACATTCGACGCACGTCGCGAGAATGACCTCGGATGTCGTCTCCGAGCCCTCGGCGATCTGCGTGTGGCAGTTGACGCACTCGAGCTGCGCGTTCATCTCGTCGGGCTCGCTTTTCGCGCCGACGCCCGCCGTCCCCGCGACCAGGCCCGCGATGTCCTGGTGGCAGTCGGCGCAGGTCACCTTGCCCTGCCCTTCACCGTGGTGGCAGTCGGCGCAGTTGGTGAAGTGGTTCTCGCCGTGCTTGTCCATGCCGCCGTGGCATTCCGTGCAGGCAAAGCCCATCTCGTCGATATGCGTCTTGTGCGGATAGTTCACGCTGCCGAGCGTCACCTTTCGCGTGCTCATCTCGCTGTGGCACAGGTTCGTGCACGTCATCTCGAACGGTTGCACCTTCTCGGGCTCGTAATCCTCGATCAGCAGCTCCCTGGCCTGCTCGCCCATGACGTTCGCGGCCTCGAGGAGCTTCAGCGCATACTCCATGTTGTGGTGACCGCGGCCGACGCGGACCAGGCGAATGTTGTGCGCCGCGTCGCCGATGAGCGCCGCCGCCTTCTCGTATGTCCGAATTGAAACCTTTTTCTTGGCATCCAGCAGGGCTTTTTCGGTCGCGGAGAGACGCTCGGCCGCCGCGTTCTCCTGCGTGCGCATGATGTCCTGCCAGTGATGGAGCATGTCGGCGTAACCTTCGCCGTGGCACTTGTCGCAGGCCGCGCCCATCGAGAGATAGGCGACATCCGTGGCGAGCGTCCCGTATTTGCCGGTCGACGATTTCACGTGGCAGGACGCGCAATCGACGTTCGCCCGATACATCTTGGAGGGCATCTCCGGCACGCCCACGCCGCCGACGCCGCGATACAACTCGCGCGGGCCGAAATGCTGCTGGTCCGCATGGCAGACGGTGCAATTTTCGCCGAAATGTTCGCTTGTCGGGTTGCGAACGATCTCGTGCTCGATGCGGCTATGGCATCGCCAGCACTCGACCTTGTGATCGGTCACGTGGTTCTTGTGGTAGGTCTCGGAGGTGTACTGCGTCGTAACGATTTCGCGCAGCGTTTTTTCGCGTTCGGAATGGCATTCGACGCAGCGGTCGTAGTCCACCTCGCCCTGGCCCGCGACGATATCGACGTGACAGGTGCGGCAGTCCGACCCTTCGTCGAAATAGCGGCCGTGTTCGAACATGCGGCCGTTGGTCTGAATCTGCATCGGCACTTCGGTGTGGCAGGTGCGGCAATCGGACAGGACGGGATCGCGCTTGCCGTTCTCGTCGGCCTTGAAGTGGCAGATGAAACAATCGCGCGGATCGACGGTGAGATGCTCGCCCTGGACGATCTGCCCGTGGCAGGTGACGCACCGCAGCTTCTTGCCGCGGCGCATCTCGTTCAAGTGGTTCGGATGCGAAAAGGTGACGCCCTGGAACTCCTTTTCGCCGGTGAGCTGATCGGTGGGATGGCATTCCTTGCAGCTCGCGTCAGGGATTTCCGCGTGATATTTCCCGCGCGCCTTGCCGGTGATGAAGATGACCAGGTGCGCCTGGCCGTCGGTGATCTTGCCCTTGAGGTAGTTGTAAAAGCCCGGCTCGTAGTGGCACTGGGCGCAATTGACGGTGTTGTGCGAGCTGGCACGCCAGGACTCGATGTACGGCGTCATGTTGTGGCAGGACCCGCAAAACTCGGGCTTGCTTGTGACCTCGAGCATGATGCCGCTGAACGCGAAAAACGCGGCCGCCGCGATCACGAAGACGACCGCGATGCGCCGCGGCGTCCATTTCCTCGTTTTTGGGGTAGGCGAGACCAGTTCGTCCTGATTGTTTTCCACGGCGTGCGCTCCTTCGTTTTGGGAAAGAGCAATTCGGATGCCGACGCGGTGCGTCACGTGACCCGGATCAAATCGAGGGATTTGTTCAACAAACGCGCCCCCTTTGCGCGCGCGTGCTATCGAAAACCTTACGAAATTCGCGAAGTTTGAGGCTACGTCGTTCTCGGATTGAGAACATCGAGTCTCTGTTTTCTCGATTCAAGAACGGCGCGAAAGCGCCTCGTCCGGGGAGATTGGAAATGGCTACGCCCGAAACTCCCCGGCGGCGTCTTAACGCAGTGCGTCAAAATGGCCGCGATTCCGGTAAGTTGCGTGCGTCGCGCGCCGCGTGAATCCGCGGTTCCAATAAAATGAACGGTCGTTCAGAAACGGCGGCGTATCGGCACGAGAAATGCTCTTTCCCGATGCGGGAGAAACGCTCGGATCGAAAGGGCTTTCATGTACTCCTTGAAAAAAATTTGCCCGGTCCGGTTTGCATCGCTTGCGCTCGGCATCTTTCTCATAACCGCGGCGCCGGCCGCCCTTGCGGCGACAAACGCCGATTGCCTCGCCTGCCACGACGGCACGCTTGACGGCATGTCGCCGGATGACCTCGCGGAAATGGTTGTTCCGGCGCCGGAGGGCTTTCATCCCGCGCCCAAGCGGCACGCGCGGACCGAAAAGCCGTCGCTGACGATCGACGCGAAAAAATTCGCGGCGAGCATCCACGGCGAGTTCGCGTGCACCGATTGCCACGCGGACGTGGGCGAGCTTCCCCATGCGGCGAAGCTCGACGCGGTCGGTTGCGCCGCGTGCCATGAAGACGCGAGCGCGAAGTATGAAAACAGCGTCCACGCGGTTTCGGTCGCCAACGGCAACGGCGACAGCAAGGCCGCGTTGTGCGCGGACTGCCACGGCACGCATGACATCCGGCCGATGGCGGACCCGGAAAACCGCGTTGCCAAGTCGAACGTGGCGGCGACGTGCGCCAAGTGCCACCACGAGGACGTGGAGCTGGCGGGCCGCCGAGGCGGCAACGGGCACGACGTGGTGACGATGTATCGCGAGAGCATCCACGCCAAGGCCATCATACGCGGCAATCTCAACGCGGCGACGTGCAACGACTGCCACCGCAGCCACGACCTGCGCCCGATGGTCGATCCGGATTCGTCCATCTACAAGATCAACGTTTCCACGACGTGCGGGCAGTGCCACAAGTCGGAAGCGGCGCAATACGACACGTCGGTTCACGGCGTCGCGCTTGCACGCGGCATCTTCGAATCGCCGACGTGCAACGACTGCCACGGCGAGCACACCGTGGTGCCGACGGACGATCCGCTCAGCCGCGTCGCGCCGTCCAGCGTCGCGCAAAAATCGTGCAACGCCTGCCATGATCGCGAGCGGCTGACGCAGGATTTCGGCATCGCCGGCGGACGGATTCAGTCGTATTCCGACAGCTTCCACGGCCTGGCCGCCGGGCTTGGCGACGCGACGGTCGCGAACTGCGCGTCGTGCCACGGCATCCACGACATTTATCCGAGCTCCGACGCGCGAAGCACGATCCATCCGGAAAACATCCAGCAGACCTGCGGATCGTGCCATCCGAAGTTCGATGCCTCGGGCGTGGTCGGCATGGTGCACGGCGATCCGGAAGGCAGCATCGGCGCGCGCATCAACGACATCGTCTGGTGGGTCTATCTCTGGCTCATCATCGGCGTCATCGGCTTCATGATCGTGCACAACTTCCTCGACTGGCGCCGGCGCGTGATGCACCTTTTGCGGCGCCGCCCGAAACCGGCGTTCTACACCCGCCTCAACCGCATGGAGCGCGGGATGCACTACCTGCTGATCGCCAGTTTCTTCGGCCTGGCTTTCACCGGATTCATGCTCGTCTTCAAGGTGCCGGTTCCGTTCGTCTCCGGCGAGATGGCCGAGGGCGTGCGCTCGGACGCGCATCGCGTCGCGGCGGTCGGATTCATGGCCTGGGCCCTCTGGCATGCCTGGTACCTCATCGGCACCAAACGCGGCCGCGGCTGGATGATCGACATGATCCCGAAGATGAAAGACGCGCTGGACCTGAAAAAAGCGCTGTCGTACAGCGTCGGACGGGCGAAGGACAAGCCGAGGTTCGCTCGGTTCGGGTACCCGGAAAAGATGGAGTACCTCGCGCTGCTCTGGGGGTCGCTCATCATGATCGCGACGGGCCTGTTCCTGTGGTTCAAGGATTGGGTCTCGATCTGGTTCCCGTTCTGGTCGTTTGACGTGGCCACGACGATCCACCTGATGGAAGCGATTCTCGCGACGCTCGCGATCATCATCTGGCATTTCTACTTCGTCATCTTCCGCGCGGACGTCGCCCCCATGGCGACGTGGTGGCTCGGAAACGGCGGCATGACCGAAGACGAGTTGAAGCATCATTTCCCGCTCGAATACGAGCGTGTGATTCGCGAACGCGCCGCCGCCGAGGCCGCGAAATCCAAGGCTCCGCCCAAACCGGACGTGACGCCTTCGGAGTAGCGGACGCGCGTCGATGTCGGGGGCTCGGGGCGGCCGAGTCCCCGATTTCATTTTGGGGAAGATCGAGCAATGAAGATTGACGATGGCAAGATTGGCCCGCCCGTGTCGGACCGCTTCCGGTCGCTTGCGGGCGCGGCCTGGCCGATTTAACGTCGAGGCATGCCGAAATTGATGACGCTCGCCATCATCGGCGCGGGCGGATTCGCCGGCGCCATCGCGCGCTACGGGCTCTCCGGCGCCGTGCACCGATTCACCGGATCGTGGTTTCCGTACGGGACGATGGTCGTGAACGTGCTGGGGTGCCTCGCGATCGGCGTGCTGATGACGCTGGTCGAGGATCGCCAGGCTCTTTCGCAGGCGCAACGCGAGTTTCTCGTGATCGGCCTTCTGGGCTCGTTCACCACCTTTTCGACGTTCGGCTGGGAATCGATCGCGCTCGTGCGCGCGGGAAGCCTGGCCTCGGCCGCGGCGAATGTTGCATTGAGCGTCGCGCTCGGGCTTGTCGCCGTGGCTTCCGGGCGGTGGCTGGCGTTGGCGGCGATACGGTGAGGTCGTACACCGAAGGTACAGCGAAGCCACGGATGTCGCAGGGAATCGTTTGACCGGAAATGAAACACCGTGCGCTCCGTGTCTCCGCCGTGTTCTCCGTGTACCGCCGGATGGCGATGCGTTCGCTTACGGGCACGGGCACGGGCATGGGCGAGGGCACGGGCAAGGGAAAGGATGACGCCATGAAAGTCGAAGGCGACGGCAAGCTTCTGCGAATCTTCGTCGGCGAGGGCGATCGCCGGGACGGCAAGCCCGTTTACGAGCTCCTTGTCGCGGCGGCGCTGGAACACGGACTCGCGGGCGCCACCGTCTTGCGGGGCCTTGCGGGCTACGGCGCGCACAGCCGCATCCACACCACGCGCGTGCTGCGGCTTTCGGAGGATCTCCCGGTCATCGTCGAGATTGTCGATCGGCCCGACCGCATTCAGGCGTTCCTGTCCGTCGTGGACGACCTGGTGACCGAAGGCATGATCATGGTGGAAAACGTGCACATCATCGCGTACAGGCGCCAAACGGGCGAATGACGCCCTTGCAATTCGCGTCAAGCGAGCGCCCGCGCGGGCGGCGCGATTTGTCCAGCGCCGCGCGCAATCAAACTTCGTTTTCGGACAGACGCCGCCAGGCGGTCCCGAGGACCGACGCGGCGCGTTCGATGTCGCCGGCCGTGGTGCCGCGCCCAAGCGAAAGACGCACCGTGCCGAGCGCCTCATCGGCGGCGACGCCCATCGCGGTGATGACGGCGGATGCGGTTTCGCCGCCCTCGTGGCAGGCGGATCCGGTTGACGCCGCGATCTCGGGTGCTCTCGCCAGAACCTGGCTTGCCCGCACGCCGGGAAACCGAACGCTGAGCGTGTTCGGAAGCCGCGCGTCGGAAGGACCATTCAGGACAATACCAGGCACGCCTTCACACAATTGCGTCCACAACCGATCGCGCAAAACGCGCACGCGCGCCGCCTCGTCGAGCATCGTCTCGCGCGCGATTTCGCACGCGGCGCCGAGGCCCGCGATTGACGCGACGTTTTCGGTTCCCGGACGCAGGCCGCGCTCGTGCGACGCGCCAAGCAGCAGCGCCTCGATCGGCGTGCCGCGCCGGATGTAGAGCGCTCCGATCCCTTTGGGCGCGTAGAGCTTGTGGCCCGCGATCGACAGGAGATCGATGCCAAGCTCATCGACCTGAACGGGAATCTTGCCCGCGGACTGCGCCGCATCGGAATGGACGAGCGCGCCGTGTGCCTTCGCGATCGCGCTGATCTCGCGAAGCGGCTGGATCGCACCCGTTTCGTTGTTCGCGTGCATGATCGAGACAAGCGCGGCGCCGCTCCGCAGCGCGGCCTCGATCGCATCGAGCCGGACGCAACCGTCGCCGTCCACGCCCGCGCGGATAAGCGTCCACCCCTGGCGTTCGAGAAAACGGCAAGGCCGTTCCGTCGCCGGATGTTCGATCGTTGACGTGACGACAACGCGCCTTGCCGGCGTCGCCGCCGCGGCGCCGCGTATGGCAAGGTTGTTCGCCTCCGTCCCGCCGGAGGTGAACACGATTTCGTCCGGCGCCGCGCCGACAAGCGCCGCGACCTGCTCGCGCGCCCGCTCGACAGCCGCTTTCGCCCGTTGGCCGTAAACGTGGCCGCTCGACGGATTGCCGAAGTGCTCGCGAAGATGCGGGAGCATCGCCTCGACGACCGCCGGCAATACCGGCGTCGTGGCGTTGTGATCCAGGTAGATGGGGGATTCCGAACTCATATTGGATCTCCGTCAAAACCAGCGCCGCAGCCATTCCTTTTCGAACGCCACCTTGCCCCAGTGCCACCGCCGTCCGGGCGCGCGCATCTTTATGACCGGCACGGGTTCGGCGTAGAAGTTGCCCTTGCCAAAACCCGCACGGCCGTTTCCGACCTCGATAAAACATTCGCCGTGCCCTTCAAACGCGGCGGGCTTTCCGGCACCCGTGATGATCCGCGCAATGTTGCGGGCCACGACCGACGCCTGCGCGTGCGCGAAAACGCCGGCCTTGGGCAGCGGTTTGCCGAGCATCAGCGGGATGCCGGTCACGTCGCCGATCGCGTAAACGCGGGGGAATCGCGTTTCCATCGTGTGGCGGTCCACCGGAATCCATCCGTTTTCCGCCACGAGCCCCGCGTCGCGGACGACCTTCGGCGCGCGGATCGGCGGAACATGGACAAGCAGATCGAATTCCGCCGTCGCGCCGTTTGAGAACGATATTCGCCGCGCGGCGGCGTCCACGCTCGTGACCTGATGCTCGGGGTGATAGAAGACGCCTTTCGACTCGACCATCCCGCGGACCAGGGCGGACACCTCCGGACCCGCGACGCCCATCGGGCCGGGCTCCGCGGTGTAAAGGTCAATCGATACGTTGTCGCGCACGCCGCGCCGCCGGCAGTCGTGTTCGAGGAGCATGGCGGCCTCATAGGGCGCGGCCGGGCATTTGTACGCGGGCGCCGCGGTCATCACGACAAGCCGCCCTGCGCGAAAATCCCGGAGCGCGTTGCGAAGGCTCTCGGCGCCGGCCAGCGTGCAGAAATTGTGACCGGCGTCGGCAAGGCCAGGAATCAATTCGGGCGCGAAGTCGGCGCCGAGAGCGATAACGATGTGGTCCGCGTCTAACGTGCTTTCGCCGACCCAGACGCGACGGTTCGCGGGTTCAATGGACGCGATATCGCCGCGCACGACCTCGACGCCCCGCGTTTTCAGGCGATCGATCGGGCGCGAAATCTGCTCGGCGCGCCGATCGCCCGTCATCAGCCAGAGAAGCGACGGAGCGAAGACGTGGCGCTCCTCGCGCTCGACCAAAACGACGCGGTGGCCGGCGGGCAGCTTTTTGCGAAGTTCCACCGCGGTGACGACGCCGCCCACGCCGCCTCCGAGCACAAGGATGGTCTGGTTCATGGCTTCTCCTCCCATGTCTCCACCAAAGCGATCGTTCAAAACACCAGCACGCGATTGGCCGACTGCGTCCAATCGGTCAGCTCATCGAGCGTGCTTCGCCTTGCGCCGTCCGCGAGCTCGCCTTCGGTCAGGCCACGCGCGTCCATGCACGTCCCGCAGACGCCGATCTGGCCGCCGTGCCGCGTGACCGCCTTCAGCATCAGTTCGACGTTATAGAAGCCCGCCGGCACCTTCTGCCCGGATTTGGCGCAACTGGCCGCGTCGCCCATGAGAAAGACGCGGACCAACTCGCCGTCGCGCCGCGCAAGCGAACCCGCGAGTCTCAGGCCGTTGTAGCTGCGTTCGGTTCCGTACGGGGGATCGTTCAGGATGATCAGTGTCGCCGTCATTCGTTCACCTCCCGGCTTACGGGGAATCCAAGGGATTGCCAGTCAAGAACGCCGTCTTCCATGCGCAACGCGCGATATCCGCTCGCCCGCAACAGCGCGACGGCCTCGACGGAAAGGACGCAATAGGGGCCGCGGCAATACGCGACGATCTCGCGGTCGCGCGGCAATTCGGCAAGGCGCCGCGTAAGTTCCCCGACGGGAATCGATAGCGCGCCCGGGATGTGGCCGGCCCGGTATTCTTCCGCGGGGCGAACGTCGAGTACGGAAACCTCGCCGCGCCGCACGCGCTCGATCAGCGCGCGGCGATCGACGGGTTCCATCACC
This window encodes:
- a CDS encoding NapC/NirT family cytochrome c; its protein translation is MENNQDELVSPTPKTRKWTPRRIAVVFVIAAAAFFAFSGIMLEVTSKPEFCGSCHNMTPYIESWRASSHNTVNCAQCHYEPGFYNYLKGKITDGQAHLVIFITGKARGKYHAEIPDASCKECHPTDQLTGEKEFQGVTFSHPNHLNEMRRGKKLRCVTCHGQIVQGEHLTVDPRDCFICHFKADENGKRDPVLSDCRTCHTEVPMQIQTNGRMFEHGRYFDEGSDCRTCHVDIVAGQGEVDYDRCVECHSEREKTLREIVTTQYTSETYHKNHVTDHKVECWRCHSRIEHEIVRNPTSEHFGENCTVCHADQQHFGPRELYRGVGGVGVPEMPSKMYRANVDCASCHVKSSTGKYGTLATDVAYLSMGAACDKCHGEGYADMLHHWQDIMRTQENAAAERLSATEKALLDAKKKVSIRTYEKAAALIGDAAHNIRLVRVGRGHHNMEYALKLLEAANVMGEQARELLIEDYEPEKVQPFEMTCTNLCHSEMSTRKVTLGSVNYPHKTHIDEMGFACTECHGGMDKHGENHFTNCADCHHGEGQGKVTCADCHQDIAGLVAGTAGVGAKSEPDEMNAQLECVNCHTQIAEGSETTSEVILATCVECHEEGYDKKAAEWTQSIRKGLAGQKPKLEQLRKDVDIRKANGANITKLANLLLRIESNNELIEGERGQHNLPHAMNLLKANDTMFDRARELIKDEHGPAKPIDTIAEGNPHDE
- a CDS encoding cytochrome c3 family protein, which encodes MYSLKKICPVRFASLALGIFLITAAPAALAATNADCLACHDGTLDGMSPDDLAEMVVPAPEGFHPAPKRHARTEKPSLTIDAKKFAASIHGEFACTDCHADVGELPHAAKLDAVGCAACHEDASAKYENSVHAVSVANGNGDSKAALCADCHGTHDIRPMADPENRVAKSNVAATCAKCHHEDVELAGRRGGNGHDVVTMYRESIHAKAIIRGNLNAATCNDCHRSHDLRPMVDPDSSIYKINVSTTCGQCHKSEAAQYDTSVHGVALARGIFESPTCNDCHGEHTVVPTDDPLSRVAPSSVAQKSCNACHDRERLTQDFGIAGGRIQSYSDSFHGLAAGLGDATVANCASCHGIHDIYPSSDARSTIHPENIQQTCGSCHPKFDASGVVGMVHGDPEGSIGARINDIVWWVYLWLIIGVIGFMIVHNFLDWRRRVMHLLRRRPKPAFYTRLNRMERGMHYLLIASFFGLAFTGFMLVFKVPVPFVSGEMAEGVRSDAHRVAAVGFMAWALWHAWYLIGTKRGRGWMIDMIPKMKDALDLKKALSYSVGRAKDKPRFARFGYPEKMEYLALLWGSLIMIATGLFLWFKDWVSIWFPFWSFDVATTIHLMEAILATLAIIIWHFYFVIFRADVAPMATWWLGNGGMTEDELKHHFPLEYERVIRERAAAEAAKSKAPPKPDVTPSE
- the crcB gene encoding fluoride efflux transporter CrcB, with the protein product MPKLMTLAIIGAGGFAGAIARYGLSGAVHRFTGSWFPYGTMVVNVLGCLAIGVLMTLVEDRQALSQAQREFLVIGLLGSFTTFSTFGWESIALVRAGSLASAAANVALSVALGLVAVASGRWLALAAIR
- a CDS encoding DUF190 domain-containing protein, with protein sequence MKVEGDGKLLRIFVGEGDRRDGKPVYELLVAAALEHGLAGATVLRGLAGYGAHSRIHTTRVLRLSEDLPVIVEIVDRPDRIQAFLSVVDDLVTEGMIMVENVHIIAYRRQTGE
- a CDS encoding cysteine desulfurase, yielding MSSESPIYLDHNATTPVLPAVVEAMLPHLREHFGNPSSGHVYGQRAKAAVERAREQVAALVGAAPDEIVFTSGGTEANNLAIRGAAAATPARRVVVTSTIEHPATERPCRFLERQGWTLIRAGVDGDGCVRLDAIEAALRSGAALVSIMHANNETGAIQPLREISAIAKAHGALVHSDAAQSAGKIPVQVDELGIDLLSIAGHKLYAPKGIGALYIRRGTPIEALLLGASHERGLRPGTENVASIAGLGAACEIARETMLDEAARVRVLRDRLWTQLCEGVPGIVLNGPSDARLPNTLSVRFPGVRASQVLARAPEIAASTGSACHEGGETASAVITAMGVAADEALGTVRLSLGRGTTAGDIERAASVLGTAWRRLSENEV
- a CDS encoding NAD(P)/FAD-dependent oxidoreductase is translated as MNQTILVLGGGVGGVVTAVELRKKLPAGHRVVLVEREERHVFAPSLLWLMTGDRRAEQISRPIDRLKTRGVEVVRGDIASIEPANRRVWVGESTLDADHIVIALGADFAPELIPGLADAGHNFCTLAGAESLRNALRDFRAGRLVVMTAAPAYKCPAAPYEAAMLLEHDCRRRGVRDNVSIDLYTAEPGPMGVAGPEVSALVRGMVESKGVFYHPEHQVTSVDAAARRISFSNGATAEFDLLVHVPPIRAPKVVRDAGLVAENGWIPVDRHTMETRFPRVYAIGDVTGIPLMLGKPLPKAGVFAHAQASVVARNIARIITGAGKPAAFEGHGECFIEVGNGRAGFGKGNFYAEPVPVIKMRAPGRRWHWGKVAFEKEWLRRWF
- a CDS encoding DsrE family protein, whose amino-acid sequence is MTATLIILNDPPYGTERSYNGLRLAGSLARRDGELVRVFLMGDAASCAKSGQKVPAGFYNVELMLKAVTRHGGQIGVCGTCMDARGLTEGELADGARRSTLDELTDWTQSANRVLVF